GTACCCGGCTCATCGACGATCCAGTGCGCATGGTCCGGATATTCGATGAAATCGCCCTTCACCGGACTGCGCGCATACTTGGCCGCCACCTTGCGCACACCCACCGGCAGGGTGGCCCGGTCCTGGCCGCCGGCGATCGTCAGTGTCGGGATCGATACCTTGCTTTCGTCCACCGTCACACCGTCCGTGATGTCGCCATAGACCTTGCCGGAATCGTAGAGCGCCGTCGCATAGATCGCGTCATGGCGCGCTTTCGGAACGAGGTTCATCACGCCCCATTTGAAGCCGGTCTTCCAGACCTTGTAGGATTTCTTGCGGTTCTGCTGGAGGATGACGTTCAGGAAGGTCCAGACGACCGGCAGGCCGATCGCCGCGCAATCCTTCGGC
The genomic region above belongs to Acidobacteriota bacterium and contains:
- a CDS encoding alpha/beta hydrolase — protein: MPTLLMIHGVGCDASAWDVMKPGFEAAGWTCEAITLFPDRRVRENPPANLPDLGIADYIEAAAAEARRLATRDGAKPAVIGHSMGGLISQVLAERGEVSKAVFLTPAQPKDCAAIGLPVVWTFLNVILQQNRKKSYKVWKTGFKWGVMNLVPKARHDAIYATALYDSGKVYGDITDGVTVDESKVSIPTLTIAGGQDRATLPVGVRKVAAKYARSPVKGDFIEYPDHAHWIVDEPGTDKVVADIARWLGRAA